One region of Xylanimonas ulmi genomic DNA includes:
- a CDS encoding transporter substrate-binding domain-containing protein encodes MRTRPALPVAVLAVATLALGACTSASQAPQDAQGFDVSDIAKDEAIAAMVPAAIAADGKLTVGAELSYAPLEFVAEDGTTPVGLDVDIAGAVARLMGLEADIQSSQFDSIIPGIGTRYEVGISAFTVNPERLEAVTMVSYFNAGSQYAAVKGNPDGVNPADPCGLTVGVQTGTVQQEELDDATAACPAGSALDVLPYGKQADVTTNLVGGKLQAMYADSPVVAYAVEQSGGAIETVGDIRDAAPYGVVVAKDDTALAQAVQAALQRLMDDGTLAKIAAAWGNEQGVITTAEINPSVG; translated from the coding sequence ATGCGTACGCGTCCCGCCCTTCCCGTCGCCGTCCTGGCGGTGGCCACGCTCGCCCTCGGCGCCTGCACCTCGGCGTCCCAGGCGCCGCAGGACGCCCAAGGCTTCGACGTCTCGGACATCGCCAAGGACGAGGCGATCGCCGCGATGGTCCCCGCCGCGATCGCCGCGGACGGCAAGCTGACGGTCGGCGCCGAGCTGTCCTACGCCCCGCTGGAGTTCGTCGCCGAGGACGGCACGACGCCGGTCGGCCTCGACGTCGACATCGCGGGCGCCGTGGCGCGACTCATGGGCCTGGAGGCCGACATCCAGTCGAGCCAGTTCGACTCGATCATCCCCGGCATCGGCACGCGCTACGAGGTCGGCATCTCGGCGTTCACGGTCAACCCCGAGCGCCTTGAGGCCGTGACCATGGTCAGCTACTTCAACGCCGGCTCGCAGTACGCCGCCGTCAAGGGCAACCCCGACGGCGTCAACCCGGCCGACCCGTGCGGCCTGACGGTCGGCGTGCAGACCGGCACCGTCCAGCAGGAGGAGCTCGACGACGCCACCGCGGCGTGCCCCGCGGGCAGCGCCCTCGACGTGCTGCCCTACGGCAAGCAGGCCGACGTCACCACCAATCTGGTCGGCGGCAAGCTCCAGGCCATGTACGCCGACTCGCCCGTGGTCGCCTACGCCGTCGAGCAGTCCGGCGGGGCCATCGAGACGGTCGGCGACATCCGCGACGCCGCGCCCTACGGCGTCGTCGTCGCCAAGGACGACACCGCGCTGGCCCAGGCCGTGCAGGCGGCCCTGCAGCGGCTCATGGACGACGGCACGCTCGCGAAGATCGCCGCCGCCTGGGGCAACGAGCAGGGCGTCATCACGACGGCGGAGATCAACCCGTCCGTCGGCTGA
- the hrpA gene encoding ATP-dependent RNA helicase HrpA, whose protein sequence is MSTPASHPQPTEGASAPPPASGARRASQARATRRRGARRSTAGPRRVSRAHLDKLAAARADVVVPPITYPEQLPVSARRADIARAIADHQVVVVAGETGSGKTTQLPKILLDLGRGRAGQIGHTQPRRIAARSVAERISEEISGPGALGTVVGYQVRFTDQSSEGTLVKVMTDGILLAQIQRDPDLLAYDTIVIDEAHERSLNIDFLLGYLSRLLPRRPDLKVVITSATIDSQRFAEHFSPSHLAQVGGAPDAVVEVLPQAAPVVEVSGRTYPVEVRYRPLAPETDPASGLRKGKGEEKDLVTGIVEACDELMTCGPGDILVFLSGEREIHDALDALDGHLGARARDPRHPQHVEILPLYSRLSAAEQHRVFASHPGRRIVLSTNVAETSLTVPGIRYVVDSGLARISRYSKATKVQRLPIEAISQASANQRSGRCGRVADGVAIRLYSRDDFDARPQYTEPEILRTSLASVLLQMIAVGVVAAPGDVARFPFVEPPDTRAVRDGVTLLRELGALETSPDGTTTALTDVGRQLAALPMDPRLARMIIEGARLGVAREVAVVAAALSVQDPRERPAEVRERADQLHARFADPTSDFLAYLNLWEYLREQQRELSGSAFRRLCKAEHLNFLRVREWQDVVQQLRQMSNDLGINLSAGRRPTPAAAPPPVVDPPPVVEPVETTPNTPTAAAPTAAAPTTGGPARGELRREWAGETVHRALLSGLLSQIGMQDTGEIKASSVAHLKGEARARALRQQAKRARNEYLGARGARFAIFPGSPLSKKPPAWVMAGELVETSRLWARDVARVQPEWVEALAGDLARRTYSDPHWSTKQGAAMATEKVLLYGVPIVADRPVLFAKVDPEAAREMFVRHALVQGEWTTHHRFFAENRRLLEEAEQVEARSRRRGLVASEDDLFAFYDERVPASVVSARHFDTWWSRARRQTPDLLTFRLEDLVDVEAVDPAQFPSSWTQGEVTLPLTYQFRPGQDADGVTVHVPLSILPRLSPSGFDWMVPGLLDELCVATIRSLPKPVRVQLVPAPDVGAAVAAWLRENTPAWQDMARAGDMAEPFAVAFTRAVRALRDVVVPDDAWDAERVERLPAHLRVTFRVEDAGGSAAGSRPGSAGGAGGAGQARRARDRVAAVLDESKDLLALQRRLAAQAEAAVRAAVKGAVGIALEEARAKTSAASGARAADSDASADSRPTGNSGGAGAASAPPTGAAAGPRSGARDGGSGAGASAPAAPVVAERTGLTTWPDGLPDGRLPEVVSSDLGGGVVVRGYPALVEEPGPRAEPTVALRILADATAQPGAHARGVRRLLLAENRLAPARVTSRWTGRQALTLAASPYRTTDLLADDLQLAAVIALTSGDVALGPGTPAGVDAVQIRDSETYSTATAHVRQHLEDETYRVAGHVVAALAAWRTLEGEVRATSSLALLNTLQDIRDHAATLVHNGFVSATPPRRLPHLVRYLRAASHRLEKAQANPHRDAELAWRAHDVEEAYAKARATYAAGPADPIRAAELAEARWQIEELRVSLFAQQLGTDGTVSEKRIRKTLAPNGW, encoded by the coding sequence GTGAGCACTCCCGCCTCCCACCCGCAGCCCACCGAGGGCGCCTCGGCGCCCCCGCCCGCCTCGGGCGCCCGGCGGGCGAGCCAGGCCCGTGCCACCCGCCGCCGCGGCGCCCGCCGCTCGACCGCCGGCCCCCGTCGCGTCTCACGCGCCCACCTGGACAAGCTCGCCGCCGCGCGCGCCGACGTCGTCGTGCCCCCGATCACCTACCCCGAGCAGCTGCCCGTCAGCGCGCGGCGCGCCGACATCGCGCGCGCCATCGCCGACCACCAGGTCGTCGTCGTCGCGGGCGAGACCGGCTCAGGCAAGACGACGCAGCTGCCGAAGATCCTGCTCGACCTGGGCCGCGGCCGGGCCGGGCAGATCGGCCACACCCAGCCGCGCCGCATCGCCGCGCGCTCGGTCGCCGAGCGCATCAGCGAGGAGATCAGCGGCCCAGGCGCCCTGGGGACGGTCGTCGGCTATCAGGTGCGGTTCACCGACCAGTCGAGCGAGGGCACGCTCGTCAAGGTCATGACGGACGGCATCCTGCTCGCGCAGATCCAGCGCGACCCGGACCTGCTCGCCTACGACACGATCGTCATCGACGAGGCGCACGAGCGCTCACTCAACATCGACTTCCTGCTCGGCTACCTCTCGCGCCTGCTGCCGCGCCGGCCCGACCTCAAGGTCGTCATCACCTCGGCGACCATCGACTCGCAGCGGTTCGCGGAGCACTTCTCCCCCTCCCACCTCGCCCAGGTCGGCGGGGCGCCCGACGCCGTCGTCGAGGTGCTGCCCCAGGCGGCGCCCGTCGTCGAGGTCTCGGGGCGCACCTACCCGGTCGAGGTCCGCTACCGCCCGCTGGCGCCCGAGACGGACCCCGCATCCGGCCTGCGCAAGGGCAAGGGCGAGGAGAAGGACCTGGTCACAGGGATCGTCGAGGCGTGCGACGAGCTCATGACCTGCGGGCCGGGCGACATCCTGGTGTTCCTGTCGGGGGAGCGCGAGATCCACGACGCGCTCGACGCGCTCGACGGCCACCTCGGCGCCCGCGCGCGCGACCCCCGCCACCCCCAGCACGTCGAGATCCTGCCGCTGTACTCACGCCTGTCGGCCGCCGAGCAGCACCGCGTGTTCGCCTCACACCCGGGCCGGCGCATCGTGCTGTCGACCAACGTCGCCGAGACGTCGCTGACCGTGCCCGGCATCCGCTACGTCGTCGACAGCGGGCTCGCGCGCATCTCGCGCTACTCCAAGGCGACCAAGGTGCAACGCCTGCCCATCGAGGCGATCTCGCAGGCCAGCGCCAACCAGCGCTCGGGCCGCTGCGGGCGCGTGGCCGACGGCGTCGCGATCCGCCTGTACTCGCGCGACGACTTCGACGCCCGCCCCCAGTACACCGAGCCGGAGATCCTGCGCACCTCGCTCGCGTCCGTGCTGCTGCAGATGATCGCCGTCGGCGTGGTCGCCGCGCCCGGCGACGTCGCCCGCTTCCCGTTCGTCGAGCCGCCCGACACGCGCGCCGTGCGCGACGGCGTCACGCTGCTGCGCGAGCTCGGCGCCCTGGAGACCTCCCCGGACGGCACGACGACGGCGCTCACCGACGTCGGCCGCCAGCTCGCCGCGCTGCCCATGGACCCGCGCCTGGCGCGCATGATCATCGAGGGCGCGCGGCTCGGCGTCGCACGCGAGGTCGCCGTCGTCGCCGCGGCGCTGTCGGTGCAGGACCCCCGCGAGCGCCCCGCCGAGGTGCGCGAGCGGGCCGACCAGCTCCACGCGCGGTTCGCCGACCCGACGTCGGACTTCCTCGCCTACCTCAACCTGTGGGAGTACCTGCGCGAGCAGCAGCGCGAGCTCAGCGGGTCGGCGTTCCGCCGACTGTGCAAGGCCGAGCACCTGAACTTCCTGCGCGTGCGCGAGTGGCAGGACGTCGTCCAGCAGCTGCGACAGATGTCGAACGACCTGGGCATCAACCTCTCCGCCGGACGCCGCCCCACCCCCGCGGCCGCCCCGCCCCCGGTGGTTGACCCGCCCCCGGTGGTTGAGCCTGTCGAAACCACCCCGAACACCCCCACCGCCGCAGCCCCCACTGCCGCAGCCCCCACCACCGGCGGCCCCGCGCGCGGCGAGCTGCGGCGCGAGTGGGCCGGCGAGACCGTGCACCGCGCCCTGCTGTCCGGCCTGCTGTCGCAGATCGGCATGCAGGACACGGGCGAGATCAAGGCGTCGTCGGTCGCGCACCTCAAGGGCGAGGCCCGCGCCCGCGCCCTGCGCCAGCAGGCCAAGCGCGCCCGCAACGAGTACCTGGGCGCCCGCGGCGCGCGGTTCGCGATCTTCCCCGGCTCGCCGCTGTCCAAGAAGCCCCCGGCCTGGGTCATGGCGGGCGAGCTCGTCGAGACCTCGCGCCTGTGGGCGCGCGACGTGGCCCGCGTCCAGCCGGAGTGGGTCGAGGCGCTCGCGGGCGACCTGGCCCGGCGCACCTACTCCGACCCGCACTGGTCGACCAAGCAGGGCGCCGCGATGGCCACCGAGAAGGTGCTGCTGTACGGCGTGCCGATCGTGGCGGACCGGCCCGTGCTGTTCGCCAAGGTCGATCCCGAGGCCGCGCGCGAGATGTTCGTGCGCCACGCGCTCGTGCAGGGCGAGTGGACCACCCACCACCGGTTCTTCGCCGAGAACCGGCGTCTGCTGGAGGAGGCCGAGCAGGTCGAGGCGCGTTCGCGTCGGCGCGGGCTGGTCGCCTCGGAGGACGACCTGTTCGCCTTCTACGACGAGCGTGTGCCGGCGTCGGTGGTCAGTGCGCGGCACTTCGACACTTGGTGGTCGAGGGCGCGCCGCCAGACCCCGGACCTGCTGACGTTCCGCCTGGAGGACCTGGTCGACGTCGAGGCCGTGGACCCGGCGCAGTTCCCGTCGTCGTGGACGCAGGGCGAGGTCACCCTGCCGTTGACCTATCAGTTCCGTCCCGGCCAGGACGCCGACGGCGTCACCGTGCACGTGCCGTTGTCGATCCTCCCGCGCCTGTCGCCGTCGGGGTTCGACTGGATGGTGCCGGGCCTGCTCGACGAGTTGTGCGTCGCGACCATCCGCTCGCTGCCCAAGCCGGTGCGCGTGCAACTCGTGCCCGCGCCCGACGTCGGCGCGGCCGTCGCGGCGTGGCTGCGCGAGAACACTCCCGCTTGGCAGGACATGGCCCGGGCGGGCGACATGGCCGAGCCGTTCGCGGTGGCCTTCACGCGCGCGGTGCGGGCGCTGCGCGACGTCGTCGTGCCTGATGACGCGTGGGACGCCGAGCGCGTCGAGCGGCTGCCCGCGCACCTTCGGGTGACGTTCCGGGTCGAGGACGCCGGAGGCTCGGCGGCCGGGTCCCGTCCGGGCTCTGCGGGCGGCGCGGGCGGCGCGGGCCAGGCCCGCCGGGCCCGCGACCGCGTCGCCGCCGTGCTCGATGAGTCCAAGGACCTGCTGGCGTTGCAGCGCCGTCTGGCCGCGCAGGCCGAGGCGGCGGTGCGCGCGGCTGTCAAGGGCGCCGTCGGGATCGCGCTGGAGGAGGCTCGCGCCAAGACGAGCGCGGCCTCGGGGGCGCGCGCGGCCGACTCGGACGCGTCCGCGGACTCTCGCCCGACCGGCAACTCCGGCGGGGCCGGCGCCGCGTCCGCCCCGCCCACCGGCGCCGCCGCCGGCCCACGCTCCGGCGCCCGCGACGGGGGTTCGGGGGCGGGTGCAAGCGCGCCCGCCGCCCCCGTCGTCGCCGAGCGCACCGGCCTGACGACGTGGCCCGACGGGTTGCCGGACGGCCGCCTCCCCGAGGTCGTGTCGAGCGACCTGGGTGGCGGCGTCGTCGTGCGCGGCTACCCGGCCCTGGTCGAGGAGCCGGGCCCGCGAGCGGAGCCGACCGTGGCGCTGCGCATCCTGGCCGACGCCACCGCGCAGCCGGGCGCGCACGCGCGCGGCGTGCGCCGTCTCTTGCTCGCCGAGAACCGGCTCGCGCCCGCCCGCGTCACGTCGCGCTGGACGGGCAGGCAAGCGCTGACCCTCGCAGCGAGCCCCTACCGCACGACCGACCTCCTGGCCGACGACCTCCAGCTCGCGGCCGTCATCGCGCTGACCAGCGGCGATGTCGCGCTCGGACCAGGAACCCCTGCGGGCGTCGACGCTGTACAGATTCGTGACTCCGAGACGTACAGCACCGCCACGGCGCATGTGCGTCAGCACCTGGAGGACGAGACCTACCGCGTGGCGGGCCACGTCGTCGCCGCGCTGGCGGCCTGGCGCACGCTTGAGGGAGAGGTCCGGGCGACGTCGTCGCTCGCCCTGCTCAACACCCTGCAGGACATCCGCGACCACGCCGCCACACTGGTGCACAACGGCTTCGTCAGCGCGACTCCCCCGCGCCGGCTGCCGCACCTGGTGCGCTACCTGCGCGCGGCGTCGCACCGGCTGGAGAAGGCCCAGGCCAACCCCCACCGCGACGCCGAGCTGGCCTGGCGCGCGCACGACGTCGAGGAGGCGTACGCCAAGGCGCGCGCCACGTACGCCGCAGGCCCGGCCGACCCCATCCGCGCGGCCGAGCTCGCCGAGGCCCGTTGGCAGATCGAGGAGCTGCGCGTCAGCCTCTTCGCGCAGCAGCTCGGCACGGACGGCACCGTCAGCGAGAAGCGCATCCGCAAGACACTCGCGCCCAACGGCTGGTGA
- a CDS encoding amino acid ABC transporter permease, with protein MSDPIPHRIHARPVPRPGRVVGALVVLVLAAMAVHGLVTNATFRWDTVWLYLRDIVVIRAIGWTLILTVGSMALAIVMAVLLAIMRRSDNPVMRGVSWVYIWFFRGTPVYVQLVFWGLLSVLYPRLSVGIPFGPEFVSFDTKVVITAFWAALFGLAFNEAAYLAEIVRAGLTSVDPGQAEAARALGMKDSTILRRVVLPQAMRVIVPPTGNETISMLKTTSLVIAVPFTLDLFYATNAIGNRLFQPIPLLVIASLWYLVITSILMVGQSYLEKYYGRGFGTETARRRGFGGGPGRPSRQQAIQAAGTTTDDPFLDVTP; from the coding sequence ATGAGCGACCCGATCCCGCATCGCATCCACGCCCGGCCAGTGCCCCGGCCCGGGCGGGTGGTCGGCGCCCTGGTGGTGCTCGTGCTCGCGGCCATGGCCGTGCACGGCCTGGTCACCAACGCGACCTTCCGCTGGGACACCGTGTGGCTGTACCTGCGCGACATCGTCGTGATCCGGGCCATCGGCTGGACGCTCATCCTGACCGTCGGCTCGATGGCGCTGGCGATCGTCATGGCGGTGCTGCTGGCGATCATGCGGCGCAGCGACAACCCCGTCATGCGCGGGGTGAGCTGGGTCTACATCTGGTTCTTCCGCGGCACCCCGGTCTACGTGCAACTGGTCTTCTGGGGCCTGCTGTCGGTGCTCTACCCGCGGTTGAGCGTCGGCATCCCGTTCGGCCCCGAGTTCGTCTCGTTCGACACCAAGGTCGTCATCACGGCCTTCTGGGCCGCGCTGTTCGGCCTGGCGTTCAACGAGGCGGCCTACCTCGCCGAGATCGTGCGCGCGGGGCTCACCTCGGTCGACCCGGGCCAGGCCGAGGCCGCCCGGGCGCTCGGCATGAAGGACTCGACCATCCTGCGCCGCGTCGTGCTGCCCCAGGCCATGCGCGTCATCGTGCCGCCGACGGGCAACGAGACCATCTCCATGCTCAAGACGACGTCGCTGGTCATCGCGGTGCCGTTCACGCTCGACCTGTTCTACGCGACCAACGCCATCGGCAACCGGCTGTTCCAGCCCATCCCGCTGCTCGTGATCGCCTCGCTGTGGTACCTGGTCATCACCTCGATCCTCATGGTGGGCCAGAGCTACCTGGAGAAGTACTACGGGCGCGGGTTCGGCACCGAGACCGCCAGGCGGCGCGGGTTCGGCGGCGGCCCCGGCAGACCCAGCCGGCAGCAGGCCATCCAGGCCGCCGGCACCACCACGGACGACCCCTTCCTGGACGTGACGCCATGA
- a CDS encoding DUF2993 domain-containing protein, whose protein sequence is MALALLAALAVGADRVAAWVTERSVATAVVLGGTGVSGAHVDIHGFPFLTQLAAGRIDHVTGRLDAGTFGGHTVSDVHLDARGVQSRAPWNVEDARVDGIVTFDTLASLLSEQLGYDVRVARAPEEPDALSLTLTAWGLDLGVVAAPAVVDDTAVAVQVRSLVLGGLTVDASAIPGGLGSRLAALRIPLRLPDGVALRAVFVEPGGLRLVAQAHDVALSQLAR, encoded by the coding sequence GTGGCGCTCGCGCTGCTCGCGGCCCTGGCCGTCGGCGCCGACCGCGTGGCCGCCTGGGTCACCGAGCGCAGCGTGGCGACCGCCGTCGTGCTGGGCGGCACTGGGGTCAGCGGCGCGCACGTCGACATCCACGGGTTCCCGTTCCTCACGCAGCTCGCCGCGGGGCGGATCGACCACGTGACGGGTCGTCTCGACGCCGGCACGTTCGGCGGCCACACGGTGAGCGACGTCCACCTGGACGCGCGCGGAGTTCAGTCGCGCGCGCCGTGGAACGTCGAGGACGCGCGCGTCGACGGCATCGTGACGTTCGACACCTTGGCGAGCCTGCTGTCCGAGCAGCTCGGCTACGACGTGCGGGTGGCGCGTGCGCCCGAGGAGCCCGACGCCCTGAGCCTCACGCTGACGGCGTGGGGCCTCGACCTGGGTGTGGTCGCCGCGCCCGCCGTCGTCGACGACACCGCGGTCGCGGTGCAGGTCAGGAGCCTCGTCCTCGGCGGCCTCACCGTCGACGCGTCGGCGATCCCCGGAGGTCTCGGGTCGCGGTTGGCCGCGTTGCGGATCCCGCTGCGCCTGCCGGACGGCGTCGCGCTGCGTGCGGTCTTCGTCGAGCCGGGCGGCTTGCGGCTGGTGGCGCAGGCCCACGACGTCGCCCTCTCGCAGCTCGCCCGGTAG
- a CDS encoding STAS domain-containing protein — translation MDLDETGSRTVTGSGIVCRSTAGGTVVSLWGEVDAALREAASEAMAVLAAHIAGVPVIIEAKDVTFIDSSGVAFILQVYVLGQETGTPVSLRDPSPAVVEVLDMVGIGGRIPVIRAVGEGS, via the coding sequence ATGGACCTCGACGAGACCGGTTCGCGCACCGTGACGGGATCCGGCATCGTGTGCCGATCGACGGCCGGTGGCACCGTCGTCTCCCTGTGGGGCGAGGTCGACGCCGCGCTGCGCGAGGCCGCGAGCGAGGCCATGGCCGTGCTCGCCGCCCACATCGCCGGGGTCCCGGTGATCATCGAGGCCAAGGACGTCACCTTCATCGACTCCTCGGGCGTCGCGTTCATCCTCCAGGTCTACGTGCTGGGGCAGGAGACGGGCACGCCGGTGAGCCTGCGCGATCCGTCACCCGCCGTCGTCGAGGTCCTGGACATGGTGGGCATCGGTGGGCGGATTCCGGTGATCCGCGCCGTGGGCGAGGGCTCCTGA
- a CDS encoding M15 family metallopeptidase: MLPGVSGPTAQPVAAVAAAAVASAPITVGQVGGMTSSDLVTLDQVFALLERAELAAHDEDRAITPEISQAAAELGMLLSAYLAQNPAVAAEAVSTDVAPVEVTPAGQADESADAEPEAADAEPVSVEVSEGEESGDATPGAQGDERVVTFDEVVVAAMRLAALLDPDLAERVSVTVAGDLAADAPLTAALRDAVARFGDSTAGYSNGRIPNDVLCALPFAPGHRLRCDAAAQLTALNAAYQARFGKPIGITDSYRTLSTQFALKETKPYLAATPGYSLHGWGLAVDLASPISGGRSAEYVWLRLHAPDYGWDNPSWARLDGSKPEPWHFEFFAAGPVPNRALSADDIAQYRRANQSTPSTPSTPPPAAPSNEPATPTVPTTPTEETTPTEPSAEPTTPPKPTPSPEPTTPPEPASPGPSTPNDPSTTPDDSHGDTEDPGGTGTAADDPGTPGDQGPQGDDPGVMVAVPSIAALDLSGLGPDAIAARVAQAITDAGLVPDVAWADSASPLGAVVELSVGGISGVRAGDEAPLGATMRVVLSRGPAPAPAPAPAPAPAPDPAPAPDASTEPGRLPEQAAPTPDLPPAVDPSA; encoded by the coding sequence ATGCTGCCCGGTGTGTCGGGGCCGACGGCGCAGCCCGTCGCCGCGGTGGCCGCGGCCGCCGTCGCGAGTGCGCCGATCACCGTGGGGCAGGTCGGCGGGATGACGTCGTCGGACCTGGTCACGCTGGACCAGGTGTTCGCGCTGCTGGAGCGCGCCGAACTCGCCGCCCACGACGAGGACCGCGCGATCACACCCGAGATCAGTCAGGCGGCGGCCGAGCTCGGCATGCTGCTGTCCGCGTACCTCGCCCAGAACCCCGCGGTGGCCGCGGAGGCCGTGTCCACCGACGTCGCGCCCGTCGAGGTCACTCCGGCCGGGCAGGCGGACGAGAGTGCCGACGCGGAGCCGGAGGCTGCTGACGCGGAGCCGGTGAGCGTTGAGGTGTCTGAGGGTGAGGAGTCAGGGGACGCCACGCCGGGGGCGCAGGGCGATGAGAGGGTCGTCACGTTCGACGAGGTCGTGGTCGCCGCGATGCGGCTCGCCGCGCTGCTCGACCCGGACCTCGCCGAGCGCGTCTCGGTCACCGTCGCGGGGGATCTGGCCGCCGACGCACCGCTGACGGCCGCTTTGCGCGACGCCGTCGCGCGCTTCGGCGACTCGACGGCCGGGTACTCCAACGGCCGCATTCCCAACGACGTGCTGTGCGCGCTCCCGTTCGCGCCCGGACACCGGCTGCGCTGCGACGCGGCCGCCCAGCTCACGGCGCTCAACGCGGCCTACCAGGCGCGGTTCGGCAAGCCGATCGGGATCACCGACTCCTACCGGACGCTCTCGACCCAGTTCGCGCTCAAGGAGACCAAGCCGTACCTGGCCGCGACGCCGGGGTACTCGCTGCACGGGTGGGGCCTGGCCGTGGACCTGGCCAGTCCCATCAGCGGTGGCCGCTCGGCCGAATATGTGTGGCTGCGCCTGCACGCCCCCGACTACGGCTGGGACAACCCGTCATGGGCGCGCCTCGACGGGTCCAAGCCCGAGCCGTGGCACTTCGAGTTCTTCGCGGCGGGTCCGGTGCCGAACCGTGCGCTGTCGGCCGACGACATCGCGCAGTACCGCCGGGCGAACCAGTCCACGCCGTCGACGCCGTCCACGCCGCCGCCCGCGGCGCCGTCGAACGAGCCGGCCACGCCCACCGTGCCGACCACGCCGACCGAGGAGACCACGCCCACGGAGCCTTCGGCCGAGCCCACCACACCGCCCAAGCCCACCCCGTCGCCCGAGCCGACCACGCCGCCCGAGCCCGCGAGCCCGGGCCCGAGCACGCCGAATGATCCCAGCACGACGCCCGATGACTCCCACGGCGACACGGAGGATCCCGGTGGCACGGGCACGGCCGCCGACGACCCGGGCACCCCGGGCGACCAGGGACCCCAGGGCGACGACCCGGGCGTCATGGTCGCGGTGCCGTCGATCGCGGCGCTCGACCTGAGCGGTCTTGGCCCCGACGCGATCGCGGCGAGGGTCGCGCAGGCGATCACTGACGCGGGCCTGGTCCCCGACGTCGCCTGGGCCGACTCCGCCAGCCCGCTGGGGGCCGTGGTCGAGTTGTCGGTGGGAGGGATCTCGGGCGTGCGCGCGGGAGACGAGGCGCCACTGGGCGCCACGATGCGCGTCGTGCTCTCGCGCGGTCCCGCACCAGCTCCGGCCCCCGCGCCGGCCCCCGCCCCGGCCCCTGACCCGGCGCCCGCGCCGGACGCGTCGACCGAGCCTGGCCGTCTGCCGGAGCAGGCGGCGCCGACCCCGGACCTGCCCCCCGCCGTCGACCCGTCGGCGTGA
- a CDS encoding ABC transporter substrate-binding protein, translating into MRTRHALTATAAAVATLALAACTSASQSAEGGGSASFDAATVAKDDAIAALVPAAVAQDGKLTVGSDLTYAPAEFVGADGKTPVGFDIEIATAMARLMGLEADIQSSTFDAIIPGVGTRYEVGVSSFTVTPERLEAVDMVTYINAGSQFAVATGNPDAVDPDDLCGLTIGVQTGTTQQDELEQTKTTCPADKPLTLLPYEKQADVTTNLVGGKVQAMYADSPVTAYAVGQADGKLELLGDIRDAAPEAVVVPHGDAEMAKAVRAALQKLMDDGTLTQILAGWGNEDSALSTSEISPQAD; encoded by the coding sequence ATGCGCACGCGTCACGCCCTCACCGCCACGGCCGCCGCAGTGGCGACCCTCGCCCTGGCCGCCTGCACCTCGGCCTCGCAGTCCGCGGAGGGTGGCGGCTCCGCGAGCTTCGACGCCGCCACGGTCGCCAAGGACGACGCGATCGCCGCGCTCGTGCCGGCCGCCGTCGCGCAGGACGGCAAGCTCACCGTCGGATCCGACCTCACCTACGCGCCCGCCGAGTTCGTCGGCGCCGACGGCAAGACGCCGGTCGGGTTCGACATCGAGATCGCCACGGCCATGGCGCGGCTCATGGGGCTCGAGGCCGACATCCAGTCGAGCACCTTCGACGCGATCATCCCGGGCGTCGGCACGCGCTACGAGGTCGGCGTCTCGTCGTTCACGGTCACGCCGGAGCGCCTTGAGGCGGTCGACATGGTCACCTACATCAACGCCGGCTCGCAGTTCGCGGTGGCGACGGGCAACCCCGACGCCGTCGACCCCGACGACCTGTGCGGCCTGACGATCGGCGTCCAGACGGGCACCACGCAGCAGGACGAGCTGGAGCAGACCAAGACCACCTGCCCGGCCGACAAGCCGCTGACGCTCCTGCCGTACGAGAAGCAGGCCGACGTCACCACCAACCTGGTCGGCGGCAAGGTCCAGGCCATGTACGCCGACTCGCCCGTGACGGCCTACGCCGTCGGGCAGGCCGACGGCAAGCTGGAGCTGCTCGGCGACATCCGCGACGCCGCGCCCGAGGCCGTCGTCGTCCCGCACGGGGACGCCGAGATGGCCAAGGCCGTGCGGGCGGCGCTCCAGAAGCTCATGGACGACGGCACGCTCACCCAGATCCTCGCCGGGTGGGGCAACGAGGACAGCGCGCTGTCGACGTCCGAGATCAGCCCGCAGGCCGACTGA